From the Desulfovibrio sp. JY genome, one window contains:
- the flgB gene encoding flagellar basal body rod protein FlgB: MKSIFPENTALLGKVLDLRLERQNVVMSNLANQDVPAYKAHRLEFESQLQSALGLESQGKLTHTGPKHLSQEFSPATFEGNIEMGWKPRVVAGLDSVNMDKEMSIMAKNTLMYNALTQITQKSFEGLQKVIAEGGK, from the coding sequence ATGAAATCAATATTTCCCGAAAATACGGCCCTGCTCGGCAAGGTCCTGGACCTGCGCCTGGAGCGTCAGAATGTCGTCATGTCCAACCTGGCCAACCAGGATGTGCCCGCCTACAAGGCGCACCGGCTGGAATTCGAAAGCCAGCTGCAATCCGCGCTCGGCCTCGAGTCGCAGGGGAAGTTGACGCACACCGGACCCAAGCACCTGTCCCAGGAGTTTTCCCCGGCCACTTTCGAGGGAAACATCGAGATGGGCTGGAAGCCGCGCGTGGTGGCGGGCCTGGACAGCGTGAACATGGACAAGGAAATGTCGATCATGGCCAAGAACACGCTCATGTACAACGCCCTGACCCAGATCACGCAAAAGAGTTTCGAGGGCCTGCAGAAGGTCATCGCCGAGGGAGGTAAGTAG
- the fliE gene encoding flagellar hook-basal body complex protein FliE, translated as MMISPLALNAYKTALSQTGAIDATVSKSLTKPGAPAEGFGQMLTDSLSTVNNMQNEKNDMVEAFAAGKSQNVHELMINLQKAGMAMQMTTAVRGKVLEAYKELVKMQF; from the coding sequence ATCATGATTTCTCCCCTGGCGCTTAATGCCTACAAGACCGCGTTGTCCCAGACCGGGGCCATCGACGCCACGGTTTCCAAGTCCCTGACCAAGCCGGGCGCGCCGGCCGAGGGCTTCGGCCAGATGCTCACGGACTCGCTTTCGACCGTCAACAATATGCAAAACGAGAAGAACGACATGGTCGAAGCCTTTGCCGCCGGCAAGAGCCAGAACGTGCACGAGCTGATGATCAATCTGCAAAAGGCCGGCATGGCCATGCAGATGACCACGGCGGTGCGGGGCAAAGTGCTCGAGGCCTACAAAGAACTGGTGAAGATGCAGTTCTAG
- a CDS encoding choloylglycine hydrolase family protein, protein MKQYLSCLVVVGLSLLLAVPPVSACTSIRIKTTDGKVFYARTMEYAQQLHSGVITIPKGTTMAGILPDGSLGGLKWKSTHGVVGMDAFGKPIVCDGMNDAGLVVGGLLFPGYAGYPSYNKSKAAHTISNFDVVKYILSQFATVAEVRSGMKDVIVCQGPESLDGVTVGPVPMHYTVHDASGASIVIEYQNGQCHIYDNPLGVLTNSPDFPWMRIYLGNFVNLSAVNAKPIDVNGFKVDPTGQGSGMLGLPGDFTPPNRFLRMVALTQAAKPVTGADAGLALVMTIIGNVDIPYGAVRDNGPQGPLFDYTQWTVAADTARGRFYFRTYNDKNWRYVDVKESLAKAGSGITTLPIDIPADYPDVTAQAKAVK, encoded by the coding sequence ATGAAACAGTACCTTTCTTGTCTCGTCGTCGTCGGCCTGTCGTTATTGCTGGCCGTTCCCCCGGTCTCGGCCTGCACCAGCATTCGCATCAAGACCACGGACGGCAAAGTCTTCTACGCCCGGACCATGGAATACGCCCAGCAACTCCACAGCGGCGTGATCACCATTCCCAAGGGCACGACCATGGCCGGCATCCTGCCCGACGGCAGCCTCGGCGGGCTCAAATGGAAGAGCACGCACGGCGTCGTGGGCATGGACGCCTTCGGGAAGCCGATTGTCTGCGACGGCATGAACGACGCCGGGCTCGTGGTCGGCGGGCTGCTGTTCCCGGGCTATGCCGGCTACCCGTCCTACAACAAAAGCAAGGCCGCCCACACCATCTCCAATTTCGATGTCGTCAAATACATCCTGTCCCAGTTCGCCACCGTGGCCGAGGTGCGTTCCGGCATGAAAGACGTCATCGTGTGCCAGGGGCCGGAAAGCCTGGACGGCGTGACCGTTGGGCCGGTGCCCATGCACTACACCGTGCATGACGCCAGCGGGGCGAGCATCGTCATCGAGTACCAAAACGGCCAATGCCACATCTACGACAATCCGCTGGGCGTGCTGACCAATTCCCCGGATTTCCCCTGGATGCGCATCTACCTGGGCAATTTCGTCAACCTCTCGGCGGTCAACGCCAAGCCCATCGACGTGAACGGATTCAAGGTGGACCCGACGGGCCAGGGTTCGGGCATGCTCGGGCTTCCCGGCGACTTCACCCCGCCCAACCGCTTCCTGCGCATGGTGGCGCTCACCCAGGCGGCCAAGCCGGTTACCGGCGCCGATGCCGGGCTGGCCCTGGTCATGACGATCATCGGCAATGTGGACATCCCCTACGGCGCGGTCCGCGACAACGGCCCGCAAGGCCCGCTGTTCGACTATACCCAGTGGACCGTTGCCGCCGACACCGCCCGCGGGCGCTTCTACTTCCGCACCTACAACGACAAGAACTGGCGCTATGTGGACGTCAAGGAATCCCTGGCCAAAGCCGGATCGGGCATCACCACCCTGCCCATCGACATCCCGGCCGACTATCCCGACGTCACGGCCCAGGCCAAAGCCGTAAAATAA
- a CDS encoding VOC family protein — translation MPEAVPVTGLDHLVLTVADLARSIAFYRDVLGMRVRRTPEGRVSLHFGGQKINLHPAQGTILPRAGHPAPGSADVCFLTGLDAETVASRLRAHGVAVECGPVDRDVAAGPARSVYCRDPDGNLVEIAAR, via the coding sequence ATGCCCGAGGCCGTGCCCGTTACGGGTCTCGATCACCTCGTACTCACCGTGGCCGATCTGGCGCGATCGATCGCCTTTTACCGCGACGTGCTCGGCATGCGGGTGCGCCGCACGCCCGAGGGCCGCGTTTCGCTCCATTTCGGCGGGCAAAAGATCAATCTGCACCCGGCGCAGGGGACCATCCTCCCCCGGGCCGGGCATCCCGCGCCGGGATCGGCCGATGTCTGTTTTTTGACTGGCCTGGACGCCGAAACCGTGGCCTCCCGCCTGCGGGCGCATGGCGTGGCCGTGGAGTGCGGGCCGGTGGACCGTGATGTGGCCGCCGGACCGGCCCGCTCCGTGTATTGCCGAGACCCTGACGGCAATCTGGTGGAAATCGCCGCCAGATAG
- a CDS encoding transporter: MNHVSRRPSSPLPCYLCLALALSLVLFAPGRAAAVEGGLSHYIPGAYGDFLMGYIPEAGFYLRNDTLHQSYHMDGTLKGGRAYAGLKVHSVLNLTKMSYMFDVPAINGLLGIGVGVPVIINEHITGDLAANYTTRAAATGLDTPHHLAYGAGGDRGGLSDIFLMPVIAAWNPGECHIAVMPIVFLPTGYYNKHKLTNLGMNFATFDGNVAFTWLHKGKYEISLNAGYMINTENPSTHYLSGNQLHVDWTAAYHFTPRFGLGAVGYLLAQTTPDSGTGAKMGSFESSGSGIGPAATYTVPIGGKDLMLMAKWIHDLGASHSFLGDTIYGSFAIKF; the protein is encoded by the coding sequence ATGAACCACGTCTCCCGCCGCCCCAGCAGCCCCCTGCCCTGCTACCTGTGCCTGGCCCTCGCCCTGAGCCTCGTCCTCTTCGCCCCCGGACGGGCGGCGGCCGTGGAGGGGGGGCTTAGCCACTACATTCCCGGAGCCTACGGCGACTTCCTCATGGGCTACATCCCCGAGGCCGGCTTCTACCTGCGCAACGACACCCTGCACCAATCCTACCACATGGACGGCACGCTCAAGGGCGGACGCGCCTACGCCGGACTCAAGGTCCATTCGGTGCTCAACCTCACCAAGATGTCCTACATGTTCGACGTGCCGGCCATAAACGGCCTGCTCGGCATCGGCGTCGGCGTGCCCGTGATCATAAACGAGCACATCACCGGCGACCTGGCGGCCAACTACACGACCCGGGCCGCAGCGACGGGGCTCGATACGCCCCACCATCTCGCGTACGGCGCGGGCGGCGACCGGGGCGGACTGTCCGACATCTTCCTCATGCCGGTCATCGCCGCCTGGAACCCCGGCGAATGCCACATCGCCGTCATGCCCATCGTGTTTTTGCCGACCGGCTATTACAACAAGCACAAGCTGACCAACCTCGGCATGAACTTCGCCACCTTCGACGGCAACGTGGCCTTCACCTGGCTGCACAAGGGAAAATACGAGATCTCGCTCAACGCCGGCTACATGATCAACACCGAAAACCCCTCCACCCATTACCTCTCGGGCAACCAGCTGCATGTGGACTGGACCGCGGCCTACCACTTCACCCCGCGCTTCGGCCTGGGCGCGGTGGGCTACCTGCTCGCCCAGACCACGCCGGATTCGGGCACGGGAGCCAAAATGGGCTCCTTCGAGTCCTCGGGGTCGGGCATCGGCCCGGCCGCCACCTACACCGTGCCCATCGGCGGCAAGGACCTGATGCTCATGGCCAAGTGGATCCACGACCTCGGCGCCAGCCATTCCTTTCTGGGCGACACGATCTACGGCTCCTTCGCCATCAAATTTTAG
- a CDS encoding FliI/YscN family ATPase — translation MPALDASGAIAFLEQLQPARTFGKVSKVVGLIAEGRGIRAPVGSVCQLLSDGGGGGQVCEVPAEVVGFRDGACLFMPYGDLRGIAPGTLIRNTSTPPLFPVGRRYLGRVIDAFGTPIDDGDPILPARFNPIFAPAPMPMDRPRINEPMDVGVRAINGLLTLGKGQRVGIMAGSGVGKSTLMGMIARNTKADINVIGLVGERGRELREFIEKDLGPEGMARSVVVVATSDQSPLIRMRAAYAATAMAEFFRDQGGDVILMMDSVTRFAMAGREVGLAAGEPPTTRGYTPSVFAQLPKLLERAGKNGKGSITGIYTVLVDGDDFNEPIADAVRSILDGHIVLTRDLADQGHFPAIDVLRSISRLRSDVTPQEALTAGREMIRLLATYRRVEDMVNIGAYARGANPEIDRAIDMIGPINGFLRQAVDESQTLDESFQAILALMK, via the coding sequence ATGCCGGCTCTTGACGCCTCCGGGGCCATAGCTTTTCTGGAGCAGCTCCAGCCGGCACGCACCTTCGGCAAGGTGTCCAAGGTGGTGGGGCTTATCGCCGAGGGCCGGGGGATTCGCGCCCCGGTCGGATCGGTCTGCCAGCTTTTATCCGATGGCGGCGGCGGCGGACAGGTGTGCGAGGTGCCGGCCGAGGTGGTGGGGTTTCGCGACGGGGCCTGCCTGTTCATGCCCTATGGCGACCTACGCGGTATCGCGCCGGGAACGCTGATCCGCAACACCAGCACGCCGCCGCTTTTCCCGGTGGGCCGGCGCTATCTCGGCCGGGTCATCGACGCCTTCGGCACCCCCATCGACGACGGCGACCCCATACTCCCCGCCCGGTTCAATCCCATCTTCGCTCCCGCGCCCATGCCCATGGACCGTCCGCGCATAAACGAGCCCATGGATGTGGGCGTGCGGGCCATAAACGGCCTGCTCACCCTCGGCAAGGGCCAGCGCGTCGGCATCATGGCCGGTTCCGGCGTCGGAAAATCGACGCTTATGGGCATGATCGCCCGCAACACCAAGGCCGACATCAACGTCATCGGGCTGGTCGGCGAACGCGGCCGGGAACTGCGGGAATTCATCGAAAAGGACCTTGGCCCCGAGGGCATGGCCCGCTCGGTCGTTGTCGTGGCCACCTCGGACCAGAGCCCGCTGATTCGCATGCGCGCCGCCTACGCGGCCACGGCCATGGCCGAATTTTTTCGGGACCAGGGGGGTGACGTCATCCTCATGATGGATTCCGTCACCCGTTTCGCCATGGCCGGCCGGGAAGTGGGCCTGGCCGCCGGCGAGCCGCCGACCACGCGCGGCTACACGCCCTCGGTGTTCGCCCAGCTGCCCAAGCTCCTGGAGCGGGCCGGCAAGAACGGCAAGGGCAGCATTACCGGCATTTATACCGTGCTCGTGGACGGCGACGACTTCAACGAACCCATCGCCGACGCCGTGCGTTCCATCCTCGACGGCCATATCGTGCTGACGCGCGACCTGGCCGACCAGGGGCATTTCCCGGCCATCGACGTGCTGAGGTCCATCAGCCGTCTGCGCTCGGACGTGACGCCCCAGGAGGCGCTGACCGCCGGCCGGGAGATGATCCGCCTGCTCGCCACCTACCGGCGGGTGGAGGATATGGTCAATATCGGGGCCTACGCCCGGGGGGCCAACCCCGAAATCGACCGGGCCATCGACATGATCGGCCCCATCAACGGCTTCTTGCGCCAGGCCGTGGACGAAAGTCAGACGCTTGACGAGAGCTTTCAGGCTATCCTGGCGCTCATGAAATAA
- the flgC gene encoding flagellar basal body rod protein FlgC codes for MDLFTAMDIGSSGMSAQRTLMNTISMNLANIRTTRTVNGGGPYVRKSVMLESTPIDSPFSEAMKTAQDRELAGVKVTGLVNDNRPFRMQYEPGHPDANAEGYVAYPDINVVEEMANMITAMRSYESSSASIGTVKTMFSKALEIGR; via the coding sequence ATGGACCTCTTTACCGCCATGGACATCGGGTCCTCGGGCATGTCCGCCCAACGCACCCTGATGAACACCATCTCCATGAACTTGGCCAACATCCGGACCACCCGCACGGTCAACGGCGGCGGCCCCTATGTGCGCAAGTCCGTGATGCTCGAATCCACCCCCATCGACTCGCCCTTTTCCGAGGCCATGAAGACCGCCCAGGACCGCGAACTGGCCGGGGTCAAGGTCACGGGGCTCGTCAACGACAACCGCCCCTTCCGCATGCAGTACGAACCGGGCCACCCCGACGCCAACGCCGAAGGCTACGTGGCCTATCCCGACATCAACGTGGTGGAGGAGATGGCCAACATGATCACGGCCATGCGCAGCTACGAATCTTCGAGCGCGTCGATCGGCACCGTCAAGACCATGTTCAGCAAAGCCCTGGAAATCGGGCGATAA
- a CDS encoding flagellar assembly protein FliH, with protein MSLSDGDALGVMTGRVILGPGTDGGEAETTVSEMESRRSPMHFEEVEAQFWERVRAKAKAKASAIIAEAMAEGERLKAKAQEEGYAAGVAAAGGQIQAELAQMSTSLGSMLESLTAERSKLWTAHREEFISLLRLAVERTTMAAIDARREEILGNLFNESLELMDAKASLTVVAHPDDEPLVRELIARAAQERGGLDKVLVRTDPQLIPGSLILESPDGLVDNSIGSRFSEVEKIFDQLAASGDDDAGS; from the coding sequence ATGTCTTTATCTGACGGCGACGCTTTGGGCGTGATGACCGGCCGGGTGATCCTCGGCCCGGGCACCGACGGCGGCGAGGCCGAGACGACCGTCTCGGAGATGGAGTCGCGCCGTTCGCCCATGCATTTCGAGGAGGTCGAGGCCCAGTTCTGGGAGCGGGTGCGGGCCAAGGCCAAGGCCAAGGCGTCGGCCATCATCGCCGAGGCCATGGCCGAGGGCGAACGCCTGAAGGCCAAGGCCCAGGAAGAGGGCTACGCCGCGGGCGTGGCCGCCGCCGGCGGGCAGATCCAGGCCGAACTGGCCCAGATGTCCACATCCCTTGGCTCCATGCTGGAGTCCCTGACCGCCGAGCGGAGCAAGCTGTGGACGGCGCACCGTGAGGAATTCATCAGCCTTTTGCGCCTGGCCGTGGAGCGCACCACCATGGCCGCCATCGACGCCCGGCGGGAAGAAATCCTCGGCAATCTTTTCAATGAATCCCTGGAACTCATGGATGCCAAGGCCAGCCTCACCGTGGTCGCCCATCCCGACGACGAGCCGCTGGTGCGCGAGCTCATCGCCCGGGCGGCCCAGGAACGCGGCGGGCTCGACAAGGTCCTGGTGCGCACGGACCCCCAGCTTATTCCCGGCAGCCTGATTCTCGAGAGCCCGGACGGGCTGGTGGACAATTCCATCGGCAGCCGTTTTTCCGAGGTGGAAAAGATTTTCGACCAGCTTGCCGCTTCGGGGGACGACGATGCCGGCTCTTGA
- a CDS encoding tetratricopeptide repeat protein, with protein MSGQLDYEINKELGECYLFMGDLDKAEEYYSKAMTNNGVHPDPYLGLATIAVQRGELDQAMTLYRKASTIEPDDRALSGMALIEMERGEPAEAFTHFKGALAKNPENLVAIFGMVRLGHAENRIEETLPYLRDYLAIDPAKHDVRFTLAGCLVSLGRHAEAGAELEAILTQDPRYAAARELAEELKRIAA; from the coding sequence ATGAGCGGGCAGTTGGACTACGAAATCAACAAGGAACTCGGCGAGTGCTATCTTTTCATGGGCGACCTGGACAAGGCCGAAGAATACTACTCCAAGGCCATGACCAATAACGGCGTCCATCCCGATCCGTATCTGGGGCTGGCCACCATCGCCGTGCAGCGCGGCGAGCTCGATCAGGCCATGACGCTCTACCGCAAGGCCTCCACCATCGAGCCCGACGACCGGGCCCTTTCCGGCATGGCGCTCATCGAGATGGAACGCGGCGAACCGGCCGAGGCCTTCACCCACTTCAAGGGCGCCCTGGCCAAGAACCCGGAAAACCTGGTCGCCATCTTCGGCATGGTGCGCCTGGGTCACGCTGAAAACCGTATCGAGGAAACCCTGCCCTACCTGCGGGACTACCTCGCCATCGACCCGGCCAAGCACGACGTGCGCTTCACCCTGGCCGGCTGCCTGGTGAGCCTCGGCCGCCACGCCGAGGCCGGCGCCGAACTCGAGGCCATCCTGACCCAGGACCCCCGCTACGCCGCAGCCCGGGAACTGGCCGAAGAACTCAAGCGCATCGCCGCCTGA
- a CDS encoding IMP cyclohydrolase: MELLPVKRALLSVTDKSGLPELARFLSAAGVELVSTGGTRKLLMEAGLPVTAVSDVTGFPEILGGRVKTLHPHIHGGILADKDNPEHLATLAKHGIAPFDMVVVNLYAFEKALEKGLALPEMVEQIDIGGPTLLRASAKNFSSILVVPDPAFYPEVMDTLAQNAMAAPLALRQKTAAATFAKTSAYDTAIAAYLKDA; the protein is encoded by the coding sequence ATGGAACTTCTGCCTGTCAAACGGGCGCTTTTAAGCGTCACGGATAAATCCGGCCTGCCCGAACTGGCCCGGTTTTTAAGCGCCGCCGGAGTCGAACTCGTCTCCACCGGCGGCACCCGCAAACTGCTTATGGAAGCGGGCCTGCCCGTCACCGCCGTCAGCGACGTGACGGGATTTCCGGAAATCCTGGGCGGCCGCGTCAAGACCCTGCATCCCCATATCCACGGCGGCATCCTGGCCGACAAGGACAACCCCGAACACCTGGCCACCCTGGCGAAGCACGGCATCGCCCCCTTCGATATGGTGGTGGTCAACCTCTACGCCTTCGAAAAGGCGCTGGAAAAAGGCCTGGCCCTGCCCGAAATGGTCGAACAGATCGACATCGGCGGCCCCACCCTGCTGCGGGCCTCGGCCAAAAACTTCTCCAGCATCCTGGTGGTGCCCGACCCGGCCTTCTACCCCGAGGTCATGGACACCCTGGCCCAAAACGCCATGGCCGCCCCCCTGGCCCTGCGCCAGAAAACCGCCGCCGCCACCTTCGCCAAGACCAGCGCCTACGACACCGCCATCGCCGCGTACTTGAAAGACGCATAA
- a CDS encoding MoaD/ThiS family protein codes for MSFSVVVRALATLAAFAPPGGETEIGPGETVAGLAARLGLPFDAVGTVLVNGRPAGADTPLSPGDTVSFVPPITGG; via the coding sequence GTGAGTTTCTCCGTTGTCGTGCGCGCCCTGGCCACCCTTGCCGCCTTCGCCCCGCCGGGCGGGGAGACGGAAATCGGACCGGGCGAGACCGTCGCGGGCCTGGCCGCCCGGCTGGGCCTGCCCTTTGACGCGGTCGGGACCGTGCTCGTAAACGGTCGGCCGGCCGGGGCGGATACGCCGCTTTCCCCGGGCGACACCGTTTCCTTCGTGCCCCCCATTACCGGGGGCTGA
- the fliG gene encoding flagellar motor switch protein FliG codes for MSTMTGPQKTAVLCLALGEKFTGEVFKRLERKEIARISKAMMEMETVPREQVEEVVREFNETMQVGKDMVTGGPEQVRRMLSKTLDADTAKYIMETLELDTGPTPFQELVNVSPRILAQILRNEHPQTLALILGHLHPDQAAELLQNLPSGVRAEVLMRLSKLEAVAEDMLLEVDKVLQNQLIAMGGKEGKKVGGITAVAEILNAVDRATEEEVLSEIEEESAQMAEDIRNLMFVFEDIKGLDDRAIRELLKEVSNEELTQALKGASEELRDKFFKNLSERAATMIQEDLEIMGPIRLAEVEAAQQNVVKTVRRLEVEGKIAIGRGGGDVFI; via the coding sequence ATGTCCACCATGACCGGACCGCAGAAAACCGCCGTCTTGTGCCTGGCGCTTGGCGAAAAGTTCACCGGCGAGGTGTTCAAACGCCTGGAGCGCAAGGAGATCGCCCGCATCTCCAAGGCCATGATGGAGATGGAGACCGTGCCCAGGGAGCAGGTCGAGGAGGTGGTCCGGGAATTCAACGAGACCATGCAGGTCGGCAAGGACATGGTCACGGGCGGCCCCGAACAGGTGCGCCGCATGCTGTCCAAAACCCTGGACGCGGACACGGCCAAGTACATCATGGAGACCCTGGAGCTCGACACCGGCCCCACGCCCTTCCAGGAGCTGGTCAACGTCTCCCCGCGCATCCTGGCCCAGATTCTGCGCAACGAACACCCGCAGACCCTGGCGCTCATCCTCGGCCACCTGCATCCCGATCAGGCGGCCGAACTGCTCCAGAACCTGCCGTCCGGGGTGCGGGCCGAAGTGCTCATGCGCCTTTCCAAGCTCGAGGCCGTGGCCGAGGACATGCTGCTCGAGGTGGACAAGGTGCTGCAAAATCAGCTCATCGCCATGGGCGGCAAGGAAGGCAAGAAGGTCGGCGGCATCACGGCCGTGGCCGAAATTTTAAACGCCGTGGACCGCGCCACCGAGGAAGAGGTCCTCTCCGAGATCGAGGAAGAGTCCGCCCAGATGGCCGAGGACATCAGGAACCTCATGTTCGTGTTCGAGGACATCAAGGGCCTCGACGACCGGGCCATCCGCGAACTCCTGAAGGAAGTCTCCAACGAGGAACTGACCCAGGCCTTGAAGGGCGCTTCCGAGGAGCTGCGCGACAAGTTCTTCAAGAACCTCTCCGAGCGCGCCGCCACCATGATCCAGGAAGACCTGGAAATCATGGGCCCCATCCGCCTGGCCGAGGTGGAGGCCGCCCAGCAAAACGTGGTCAAGACCGTGCGGCGTCTGGAAGTCGAGGGCAAGATCGCCATCGGCCGCGGAGGCGGGGATGTCTTTATCTGA
- the fliF gene encoding flagellar M-ring protein FliF, which yields MPPFFKQSFEKLIQYWSNRTATQRLLLGGLAASTIVAFLVMTYFLNQPEMRVLYTRLAPEDAARVVEQLKASKTPYELRDNGATIMVPAESVYEQRLKIAGEGIMHGQGVGFELFDQLKVGQTDFVQRINYTRALQGELARTITEFPQVEKARVHLVLPQKSLFIEEQKQASASVVLTLKRGQKLDAKQLQGIVNLVSMAVEGLTPEHITITDTTGQSLYQPRGDSGLGGMSTSQFEFKNTYESNLENRIEQLLTPIVGPGRSIVKANADLDFSQRTIRKELYDPNVTVVRSEQKSEENTSGTAAVDASGQTVTPRGGGAAVPNNNFQGSGYSGTQSNQKSSRQNSTTNFEINKEEQNVVTPVGDLKRQSIAVIVDGTYVKDKDKETYTFVPRKAEELERIKQVVARAAGLDPSRGDEIQVSSFEFGAPDGSDQPSLVQTMLEYAQRLGKPFLNGLLLFLFLILVVRPVVLALIRPRVTEEEIETLERLPEGEARLALAEPEEGEGVAMLEGGKEFELAKNLAMQLFEENMEQSMTLLKSWLKQEA from the coding sequence ATGCCTCCTTTCTTCAAGCAGAGTTTCGAAAAGCTCATCCAGTACTGGTCCAACCGTACCGCCACCCAGCGCTTGCTGCTTGGGGGACTGGCCGCTTCCACGATCGTCGCCTTCCTGGTCATGACCTATTTCCTCAACCAGCCGGAGATGCGCGTGCTCTACACCAGGCTGGCCCCGGAGGACGCGGCCCGGGTGGTGGAGCAGCTCAAGGCGTCCAAGACGCCCTACGAGCTGCGCGACAATGGCGCCACCATCATGGTCCCGGCCGAGTCGGTCTACGAGCAGCGTCTGAAAATCGCCGGCGAAGGCATCATGCACGGCCAGGGCGTCGGCTTCGAACTGTTCGACCAGCTCAAGGTCGGCCAGACCGATTTCGTCCAGCGCATCAATTACACCCGGGCCCTGCAAGGCGAGCTGGCCCGCACCATCACCGAATTTCCCCAGGTGGAAAAAGCCCGTGTCCATCTGGTGCTGCCCCAGAAGAGCCTTTTTATCGAGGAACAGAAGCAGGCCTCGGCCTCGGTGGTCCTGACCCTCAAGCGTGGCCAAAAACTTGACGCCAAGCAGCTCCAGGGCATCGTCAATCTGGTGTCCATGGCCGTGGAAGGCCTTACCCCCGAGCACATCACCATCACCGACACCACGGGCCAGTCCCTGTACCAGCCCCGCGGCGATTCGGGCCTGGGCGGCATGTCCACCAGCCAGTTCGAATTCAAGAACACCTACGAATCCAATCTCGAAAACCGCATCGAGCAGCTGCTGACCCCCATCGTCGGCCCCGGCCGGTCCATCGTCAAAGCCAACGCGGACCTTGATTTCAGCCAGCGCACCATCCGCAAGGAGCTCTACGACCCCAACGTCACCGTGGTGCGCAGCGAGCAGAAAAGCGAGGAGAACACCTCCGGCACGGCGGCCGTGGACGCCTCCGGCCAGACCGTGACCCCGCGCGGCGGCGGCGCGGCCGTGCCTAACAACAATTTTCAGGGCTCGGGCTATTCCGGCACCCAGTCCAACCAGAAATCCAGCCGTCAGAACAGCACCACCAACTTCGAGATCAACAAGGAAGAGCAAAACGTCGTCACCCCGGTCGGCGACTTGAAGCGCCAGTCCATCGCGGTTATCGTGGACGGGACCTACGTCAAGGACAAGGATAAGGAGACCTACACCTTCGTGCCCAGAAAGGCCGAGGAGCTCGAGCGCATCAAGCAGGTGGTGGCCCGGGCGGCCGGCCTCGACCCCTCGCGCGGGGACGAGATCCAGGTGTCGAGTTTCGAGTTCGGCGCGCCGGACGGCTCGGACCAGCCGAGTCTGGTCCAGACCATGCTGGAATACGCCCAGCGGCTGGGCAAGCCTTTCTTAAACGGCCTGCTGCTCTTCCTCTTCCTGATCCTGGTGGTGCGGCCGGTGGTCCTGGCGCTCATTCGCCCGCGGGTCACGGAAGAGGAGATCGAGACCCTCGAACGGCTGCCCGAAGGCGAGGCGCGGCTGGCCCTGGCCGAACCCGAGGAAGGCGAGGGCGTGGCCATGCTCGAGGGCGGCAAGGAATTCGAACTGGCCAAGAACCTGGCCATGCAACTGTTCGAGGAAAACATGGAGCAGTCCATGACCCTGCTCAAATCCTGGCTCAAGCAAGAGGCTTAG
- a CDS encoding acyl-CoA thioesterase yields the protein MTPPVQSPLAPKPVSASRVVMPQRMLPPDANPAGNVHGGVILKYIDTAGGIAAIRHARSAVVTASIDRMDFLKPAYIGEVVTFMASVNFVGATSMEVGVRVECENPMTGETRHAGSAYLTYVALDAERRPHAVPPLVLETEDDRRRNREAAARREARLAERRRERDSQRQGRGE from the coding sequence ATGACGCCGCCAGTACAAAGCCCGCTTGCGCCCAAGCCCGTGTCCGCCAGCCGGGTGGTCATGCCCCAGCGCATGCTCCCTCCGGACGCCAACCCCGCCGGAAACGTCCACGGCGGCGTCATCCTCAAGTACATCGACACGGCCGGCGGCATCGCGGCCATCCGCCATGCCCGCTCGGCCGTGGTCACCGCCTCCATCGACCGCATGGACTTCCTCAAGCCCGCCTATATCGGCGAGGTGGTGACGTTTATGGCCTCGGTCAATTTCGTGGGCGCCACCTCCATGGAGGTGGGCGTCCGGGTGGAGTGCGAAAATCCCATGACCGGCGAGACGCGCCATGCCGGCTCGGCCTATCTGACCTACGTGGCCCTGGATGCCGAGCGGCGGCCCCATGCCGTACCGCCGCTCGTTTTGGAAACCGAGGACGACCGCCGCCGCAACCGCGAGGCTGCCGCCCGCCGCGAAGCCCGGCTGGCCGAACGCCGCCGCGAACGCGACTCCCAGCGTCAGGGACGCGGCGAATAA